The following are encoded together in the Apis mellifera strain DH4 linkage group LG4, Amel_HAv3.1, whole genome shotgun sequence genome:
- the LOC411047 gene encoding intraflagellar transport protein 88 homolog → MILAMANVQIDDDIYDGYNDYPSIYSIKDFEQDELFQETLNTSYAKRLIFTPKVPGSAMRLGTSTGFHRSGTSVSMRSITSGFRPMTAVRGAGYTSSTRQTFDPLNMSSSAKGPAPPLENGKDDTPEEKIKVAEKKIMDLIESSVEAAYENNIRVALERAREASSRERTLIRLQEQAGLSDNHNVDLTFAVIFNLATQYTNNNMFTEAIATYQAITRNRMFSNSARLKVNMGNIYVKMGQLSQAIKMYRMAFDQAPAAHKDLRIKIMHNIGMLFVQMGRLEEAANSFEWVMKERPEFKAGLHAVLCHFALSHRDKMKRSFLELLEVQLNIDQEDRYNISTDDVAFNILNEILKNDDLSKLEKELKSEAERTILCAAKLIAPVIEDTLTAGFAWCVDTIKSSAYGLLAADLEINKAMVFLHNRDTQLAIDTLKIFENRESKANSSAATMLSFIYFLQGDYDQAEKCGEIARNADSYNAAAYVNLSACAIKKGELNIARELLLCALDTDASHIQALYNLGLVYKKQNMYEEALECFWKVRNIVRHDPQTVYQIGQLYQLMDDIDQATDWYNQLLGIIPCDPGVLQKIGEMYDAAGDKQQAYQFYSDSYRFFPANFEVIDWLGSYFVSMQIAEKALVYFKKAVELAPDEPRWRLLVAACLRRIGQFHKAVLEYQDIHNKFPENIECLKFLVRLCSDLGLKEAQLYATELKRAEKAKELKDKQISARPGSRRSNSGASSRTGSGMSVISDHRSSPIFNRKENQSLSSADIIRSNRISAIENITESTIDMTDQTGIPSYVDPIGPLPIRPMTSAGKRDDDFGDEELGDDLLPE, encoded by the exons atgatattagCAATGGCTAATGTACAAATTGATGATGATATTTATGATGGATATAATGATTATCCAtcaatatatagtattaaagATTTTGAACAAGATGAATTATTCCAAGAAACACTCAATACAAGTTATGCAAAAAGATTAATT tTCACACCAAAAGTGCCAGGAAGTGCTATGCGTTTAGGTACATCAACAGga tttcatAGAAGTGGTACTAGTGTATCTATGCGTTCTATTACTAGTGGATTTAGGCCAATGACTGCAGTCAGAGGTGCTGGTTATACTAGTAGTACTCGTCAAACATTTGATCCATTAAATATGAGTAGTTCTGCTAAAGGTCCTGCACCACCTTTAGAAAATGGAAAGGATGATAC acctgaagaaaagataaaagtagctgaaaaaaaaattatggatttAATTGAAAGTTCAGTAGAAGCagcatatgaaaataatataagagtaGCTTTAGAAAGAGCAAGAGAAGCATCTTCAAGAGAAAGAACTCTCATTAGATTACAAGAACAAGCTGGACTTAGTGATAATCATAATGTAGATTTAACATTTGct gtCATTTTCAATTTAGCAACTCAATATACTAACAATAATATGTTTACTGAAGCTATAGCAACTTATCAAGCAATAACAAGAAATAGAATGTTCAGTAATAGTGCCagattaaaagtaaatatgggaaatatatatgttaaaatggGACAATTATCTCAAGCAATTAAAATGTACAGAATGGCATTTGATCAAGCTCCAGCAGCTCATAAAGATTTaag aataaaaataatgcataaCATTGGAATGCTATTTGTACAAATGGGTCGTTTAGAAGAAGCAGCTAATAGTTTTGAATGGGTTATGAAAGAAAGACCTGAATTTAAAGCAGGCTTGCATGCTGTTTTATGCCATTTTGCATTGTCTCATAgggataaaatgaaaagatcaTTTTTAGAATTGTTAGAGGTTCAGCTTAACATAGATCAGGAGGacagatataatataagtaca gaTGATGTcgcttttaatatattgaatgaaattttaaaaaatgatgatttatCTAAGttagagaaagaattaaaatcagaAGCAGAAAGAACTATTCTTTGTGCTGCAAAACTTATAGCACCCGTAATTGAAGATACTCTTACAGCTGGCTTTGCttg gtgTGTAGATACTATAAAATCTTCAGCTTATGGTCTATTAGCTGctgatttagaaataaataaagctatggtatttttacataatcggGATACCCAGTTGGCTATTGATaccttgaaaatatttgaaaatcgtgAAAGTAAAGCTAATAGTTCAGCTGCAACTatgctttcttttatttattttctc CAAGGAGATTATGATCAGGCGGAAAAGTGCGGAGAAATTGCTCGAAATGCAGATAGTTATAATGCAGCAGCTTATGTTAATTTATCAGCATGTGCAATCAAAAAGggtgaattaaatattgctaGAGAACTTCTTTTATGTGCATTAGATACAGATGCTAGTCATATACAAGCTCTTTATAATTTAg gattagtatataaaaaacaaaatatgtatGAAGAAGCATTGGAATGTTTTTGGAAAGTTCGTAATATTGTTAGACATGATCCACAAACAGTATATCAAATTGGTCAGTTATATCAACTTATGGACGACATAGATCAAGCAACAGATTg gtATAATCAATTACTTGGTATAATACCGTGTGATCCTGGAGTTCTACAAAAAATAGGTGAAATGTATGATGCTGCTGGAGATAAACAACAagcatatcaattttatagtgat tctTATAGATTCTTTCCCGCTAATTTTGAAGTAATCGATTGGCTTGGATCATATTTCGTATCAATGCAAATTGCTGAAAAAGCACtagtttatttcaaaaaagcaGTCGAACTTGCTCCCGATGAACCGAGATGGCGATTACTTGTTGCAGCATGTTTAAGACGAATTGGTCAATTTCATAAAGCTGTTTTAGAATATCAAGATATTCATAATAAGTTtcctgaaaatattgaatgtttaaaattcttagTTCGTTTATGTAGTGATCTTGGCTTAAAAGAAGCGCAATTATACGCAACAGAATTAAAGCGTGCAGAGAAagcgaaagaattaaaagacaAACAAATATCAGCAAGACCAG ggTCAAGAAGGAGTAATAGTGGAGCATCATCACGAACTGGTTCTGGAATGAGTGTAATCTCAGATCATAGATCAAGTcccatttttaatagaaaagaaaatcaaagttTAAGTAGTGCTGATATCATTCGTTCTAATCGAATTTctgcaattgaaaatattacggAATCTACAATTGATATGACTGATCAAACAG GCATTCCTTCTTATGTTGATCCTATTGGCCCATTGCCTATTCGTCCTATGACGTCTGCTGGAAAGAGAGATGATGATTTTGGTGATGAAGAACTTGGCGATGATCTATTACcagaataa
- the LOC724383 gene encoding centaurin-gamma-1A: MTTEQSGHNHSLAIRQEIQRFESVHPSIYAIYDLIDLISDTHIAKQIREHVVAIEDSFVNSHEWTLARDVPELHLGIIGSSDSGKSALVHRYLTGSFMHEESPEGGRFKKEIFINDQSYLLLIRDEGGIPESQFSAWIDALLLVFSLESEESFSIVCSFYNRMCSFRNMSEVPKILVGVQDSINDSNPRVIKDVRPRKLACDLRCPYYETCAIYGLNVERVFQDVCQKIIQHISAKHYRCNGQQVIDNETKYPVAMIAKNTQLLTKEMEATNSSKLNTSDKDEDSRSFHNSTTQNDSGIIGDNFHNTQNQHGDFRSSILTPTTIRKFRRKSNIFTPSKKEKYNMGEMGVGREIPVKQGYLFKRSSKSLKEWKKKYVTLLEDGRLTYHSSLHDYMNDTNGKEILLQYVTVKVPGKTPKGSKSSNAQEDSFEFSIISLENKTWHFEANNAEDRDSWISAIEQQILSSLQNSDGEKKNETDAFKMHCIRNKVSGNDACVDCGASNPDWASLNLGVLMCIECSGIHRNLGSHISKVRSLDLDDWSAGQLSVMLALGNDIANSVWEYCLNGKQKPNSDSPREEKEQWIRWKYEDKIFLPPINPNISLGKLLIDSVCRGDMRAFTLCLARCSYEDINMPVSMEDLRTPLHLACATGNLAMAQLLIWHKANPQNLDHEGRTCMSYVRALERTLDNSSDSMEMQKLLEVLEQASVSGVDDVETSQY, encoded by the exons atgacAACTGAACAAAGTGGACACAATCATTCTCTTGCAATAAGACAAGAAATACAACGTTTTGAAAGTGTTCATCCATCAATTTATgctatttatgatttaatagaTCTTATTTCTGATACACACATTGCAAAACAAATTCGTGAACATGTTGTTGCAATTGAAg ATTCCTTTGTTAATAGTCATGAATGGACATTAGCTAGAGATGTTCCAGAATTACATTTGGGAATTATTGGCTCATCTGACTCAGGAAAATCTGCTCTAGTTCATAGATATTTAACTGGTTCTTTTATGCATGAAGAATCTCCAGAAGGTGGTcgttttaaaaaggaaatctttattaatgatCAGAGTTATCTCTTATTAATTAGAGATGAGGGTGGAATACCAGAATCACaa tttTCTGCTTGGATAGATGCTTTATTACTTGTATTTAGTTTAGAAAGTGAAGAAAGTTTCTCAATAGTTTGcagtttttataatagaatgtgTTCATTTCGAAATATGTCAGAGGTACCAAAAATACTTGTAGGAGTTCAAg attcaaTTAATGATTCTAATCCCCGAGTTATAAAAGATGTTAGACCACGAAAATTGGCATGTGATTTAAGATGTCCTTATTATGAAACATGTGCTATTTATGGTTTAAATGTTGAAAGAGTATTTCAGGATG TGtgtcaaaaaattatacaacacATATCTGCAAAGCATTATCGATGTAATGGACAACAAGTAATAGACAATGAAACAAAGTATCCTGTTGCAATGATTGCCAAAAATACACAACTTCTGACCAAAGAAATGGAAGCAacaaattcatcaaaattaaat ACATCAGATAAAGATGAAGATTCTAGATCATTTCATAATAGTACCACTCAAAATGATTCTGGAATAATTGgtgataattttcataatacacAGAATCAGCATGGAGATTTTAGATCTTCCATCTTAACACCAACTACTATCag gaaatttagaagaaaatctaatatatttactccatcaaaaaaagaaaaatataatatgggTGAAATGGGTGTTGGCAGGGAAATACCTGTTAAACAAGGATATTTGTTTAAACGCAGTAgtaaatctttaaaagaatggaaaaaaaaatatgttacatTATTAGAAGATGGTCGTTTAACTTATCATTCCAGTTTACAT gattatATGAACGATACTAAtggtaaagaaatattattacaatatgtgACTGTGAAAGTGCCTGGAAAAACGCCTAAAGGTTCTAAATCATCCAATGCTCAAg aagatagctttgaattttctatcatttcattagaaaataaGACATGGCATTTTGAAGCAAATAATGCAGAAGATAGAGATAGTTGGATTTCTGCTATAGAACAACAAATATTATCAAGTTTACAAAATAGTgatggtgaaaaaaaaaacgaaactgATGCTTTCAAAATGCATTGTATAAGAAACAAAGTATCAGGAAATGATGCTTGTGTAGATTGTGGAGCATCTA atccaGACTGGGCTAGCTTAAATTTAGGTGTATTAATGTGTATTGAATGTTCAGGAATACATAGAAATTTAGGTTCACACATATCAAAAGTTAGATCCTTAGATTTGGATGATTGGTC cgCAGGTCAGTTAAGTGTAATGTTAGCTCTTGGCAATGATATAGCAAATAGTGTATGGGAATATTGTCTAAATGGAAAACAGAAACCAAATTCAGATTCTcctagagaagagaaagaacaaTGGATCAGATGGAAATATgaagacaaaatttttttaccacCAATTAATCCAAACATTTCTTTAGGAAAGCTGCTTATTGATTCAGTCTGCCG gGGTGATATGAGAGCATTTACATTGTGCTTAGCCAGATGTAGTtatgaagatattaatatGCCTGTTAGTATGGAAGATTTAAGAACACCTTTGCATTTGGCTTGTGCCACAGGAAATTTAGCTATGGCACAACTTCTTATATGG cATAAAGCAAATCCACAAAATTTAGACCATGAAGGACGTACATGTATGTCTTATGTACGAGCACTTGAAAGGACGCTTGACAATTCATCGGATTCTATGGAAATGCAGAAACTTCTTGAAGTACTTGAACAAGCTAGTGTTTCTGGAGTAGATGATGTAGAGACCTCTCAGTATTAA
- the LOC102656142 gene encoding protein zwilch homolog, with protein sequence MFEFESLRKILDPSIKIDKICLSYVTRIFPQFKNTPYVILYKEACKSIDNCSEFINADQSNQFEITGSPLKYSFGEDDFENSTILIKQNWYKEEEKYLPLSRTEACTALNACIESINDSFFLIFALCDGKDNKKSRLLGTMIEEEWFTTIEVCSTEIESFEFLKESSSKIFFQQHLEFSHACEQDISVSAFNTFDLFGTKEKIINKDYNIKSNFEGSLSIEVDTCSLSLYPLTRASKNNLIVQVLTNSNNSPLKELWKQLLLLNQYLTILEDYTKNISSHYNSIPLKFPQNFVNPYNEEHDVVLNNLNLLLNGDYSFRNSDNIKTHKINFLNEENLENEIKIYQCIENLPLRHNLDFTDFLWELLIKNSNYFEIIKCIHTVLEEIIINDCLPQVNFTNSTKFSKIINNPQQQKIISHFLSGSLPLEYLIDMGFEKLYKDYIYILVNSRFDELHDIQQKLKNILCDEFTVDIYRKKLLYLVQIHICLEFMLLIQDNLECSSDDLRILFSCVYKQYIGEKSPIKSCDDLNQNKIYILHTPLPFSAINNLNKMPSIRRISLSSQSKLTKLTTIKYYSESPIFPTNIYELDNSDMIDEGYYVINAICSSNKFK encoded by the exons atgtttgaatttgaatcattgcgaaaaatattggatccatctataaaaatagataaaatttgtttatcataCGTGACTCGAATTTTTCCACAATTCAAAAATACGCcgtatgttattttatataaagaa gCTTGTAAATCTATTGATAATTGTTCAGAATTCATCAATGCTGATCAATCAAATC aatttgaaattactgGTTCAcctttgaaatattcatttggaGAAGATGATTTCGAAAATAgtacaattttgataaaacaaaattggtacaaagaagaagaaaaatatctaccATTAAGTAGAACAGAAGCAtg tacTGCATTGAATGCATGTATTGAATCTATAaatgattctttctttttaatatttgctcTTTGTGATGGtaaggataataaaaaaagtagatTATTAGGTACAATGATTGAAGAAGAATGGTTTACTACAATAGAAGTTTGTTCAACTGAGATTgaaagttttgaatttttaaaagaatcttcctctaaaattttttttcaacaacatTTGGAATTTTCACATGCATGTGAACAAGAT attagtGTCTCTGCATTTAatacttttgatttatttggaacaaaagaaaaaataattaataaggattataatataaaaagtaattttgaaGGAAGTCTAAGTATAGAAGTAGATACTTGTAGTTTATCATTATATCCACTTACAAGAGCatccaaaaataatttg ATCGTGCAAGTTCttacaaattcaaataatagtcctttaaaagaattatggaaacaattattattattaaatcaatacttGACTATACTAGAAGATTATACAAAAAACATAAGTTctcattataattcaattcctTTGAAATTTCCACAGAATTTTGTAAATCCATATAATGaa gaaCATGATGTagtattaaacaatttaaatcttttgttaAATGGAGATTATAGTTTTAGAAATTCTGATAATATTAAGAcacacaaaattaattttttaaatgaagaaaatttagaaaatgaaataaaaatataccaaTGTATAGAAAATTTGCCATTAAGacataatttagattttacaGATTTTTTATGGGAATTATTGATaa agaattcaaattattttgaaatcataAAATGCATTCATACAGTGcttgaagaaattataataaatgattgttTGCCAcag gtcaattttacaaattcaacaaaattttctaagaTAATTAACAATCCACAAcagcaaaaaataatttcacatttcTTATCTGGTAGTTTACCATTAGAATATCTCATAGATATgggttttgaaaaattatacaaagattatatatacattttagtAAATTCAAGATTTGATGAATTGCACgatattcaacaaaaattaaaaaatattttatgtgatGAATTTACAGTTGATATTTAtag gaaaaaactattatatttagtaCAAATTCATATATGCTTggaatttatgttattaatacaAGATAATTTAGAATGTTCAAGTGATGatctaagaattttattttcttgtgtttataaacaatatattggTGAAAAATCACCTATAAAAAGTTGTGatgatttaaatcaaaataaaatttatattttacatactccccttcctttttcagcaattaataatttaaataa AATGCCAAGTATACGAAGAATTTCACTTTCATCTCAatctaaattaacaaaattaacaacaattaaatattatagtgaATCACCGATTTTTccaacaaatatatatgaattag ataactCGGATATGATAGATGAAGGATATTATGTGATAAATGCCATTTGttcatctaataaatttaaataa
- the LOC107964349 gene encoding leucine-rich repeat protein soc-2 homolog, which translates to MKKSNKYWTGVGNISTVCLSEVKRDREDLEDSLPTFYMKEQDIPEYLEGCGLTTCTAGDMPEDVDGLRDNKEHAKEKKLSSASIAGPDTKKTVTVKHPESNKPKPTTKKGKPIQADLDVSKEFTRCREECLERLDLSKSNITHLPSTVRDLTHLIEFYLYGNKLVTLPPEIGCLGNLETLALSENSLTSLPNTLENLKSLRVLDLRHNKLSEIPDVVYKLTNLTTLFLRFNRVRYVSDNIRNLTNLTMLSLRENKIRELPAGIGKLINLITFDVSHNHLEHLPEEIGNCVQLSTLDLQHNELLDIPDTIGNLISLTRLGLRYNRLTNIPKSLANCKLMDEFSVEGNQVSQLPDGLLASLSDLTTITLSRNAFTAYPSGGPAQFTNVYSINLEHNKIDKIPYGIFSRAKNLAKLNMKENQLTALPLDIGTWINMVELNLGTNQLTKIPDDIQCLQNLEVLILSNNLLKRIPASIANLRKLRVLDLEENKIESLPNEIGFLRDLQKLILQSNQVTSLPRAIGHLTNLTYLSVGENNLNYLPEEIGTLENLDSLYVNDNANLHNLPFELALCTNLSIMSIENCPLSQIPPEIVAGGPSLVIQFLKMQGPYRSM; encoded by the coding sequence ATGAAAAAGTCGAACAAATATTGGACAGGTGTGGGTAACATTTCAACAGTGTGTTTGTCCGAAGTAAAGAGGGACCGTGAGGACCTCGAAGACAGTCTTCCGACTTTTTACATGAAGGAACAAGATATTCCTGAATATCTTGAAGGCTGTGGTTTAACCACCTGTACAGCCGGCGACATGCCTGAGGATGTAGACGGTCTACGGGATAATAAAGAGcacgcaaaagaaaaaaaattatcatctgcGTCCATAGCAGGACCTGATACCAAAAAAACAGTAACTGTCAAACATCCCGAATCAAATAAACCGAAACCAACTACAAAAAAAGGCAAACCGATACAAGCAGATTTAGATGTTTCTAAAGAATTTACGAGATGTAGAGAAGAATGCTTAGAGCGACTGGATTTAAGTAAATCTAATATTACTCATTTACCAAGTACGGTACGGGATTTGACGCACTTAATCGAGTTTTATCTATACGGTAATAAACTCGTAACATTACCGCCAGAAATCGGTTGCCTTGGAAATTTGGAAACATTAGCTTTGAGTGAAAATTCTCTAACAAGTTTACCAAATACATtagagaatttaaaatctttaagagTTCTTGATTTAAGGCATAATAAGTTGAGTGAAATACCTGATGTCGTGTACAAGTTGACGAATctcacaactttatttttacgcTTTAATCGAGTTCGATATGTAAGTGATAATATACGCAATTTGACAAATTTGACAATGCTAAGtttgagagaaaataaaatcagaGAACTTCCAGCTGGTATTggcaaattaatcaatttgataACATTTGATGTTTCTCATAATCATTTGGAACATTTACCtgaagaaattggaaattgtgtCCAGTTATCTACACTTGATTTGCAACATAATGAGCTTTTGGATATTCCAGATACAATTGGAAATCTAATCTCATTAACAAGATTAGGACTcagatataatagattaacTAATATTCCAAAGTCCTTagcaaattgtaaattaatggaTGAATTTAGTGTAGAAGGAAATCAAGTATCTCAATTACCAGATGGACTACTTGCAAGTCTCTCTGATTTAACAACAATCACATTATCTCGGAATGCTTTTACTGCATATCCATCAGGAGGACCAGCTCAGTTTACAAATGTTTATTCTATCAATCTTGAACATaacaaaatagataaaataccATATGGTATTTTTTCTAGAGCAAAAAATCTTGCAAagttaaatatgaaagaaaatcaattaacTGCTTTACCATTAGATATTGGTACATGGATCAATATGGTTGAATTAAATTTGGGTACAAATCAACTTACAAAAATTCCTGATGATATTCAATGCCTTCAAAATTTagaagttttaatattatctaataatttattgaaacgtATTCCTGCCAGCATAGCAAATTTACGTAAACTCAGAGTATTAGATCttgaagagaataaaattgaatctttaCCAAATGAAATTGGTTTTCTAAGAGACTTGCAGAAgttaattttacaatcaaaTCAGGTAACTTCTTTACCAAGAGCAATTGgacatttaacaaatttaacttatttaagTGTTGGAGAAAATAATCTAAACTATTTACCTGAAGAAATTGGTacattagaaaatttagattcactttatgtaaatgataatgctaatttacataatttaccaTTTGAATTAGCTCTATGCACAAA